CGCCTATGCGGTGTGGAACATCAACGAACGGCTGACTCTGAAGGGCGGCGCCAGCCGCGGCTTCAAGACGCCGCGCGTCGAACAGATCGCGGAGGGCATCATCGGCTTCGGCAGCCAGGGCCGCGTCCCGCTGATCGGCACGCCGGGGCTGACGCCGGAAACCAGCACCAGCTACGAAGCCGGCATCTATTATGACGGCGGCGCGGTCAGCGGTAACGTCACGCTGTTCAACAACGATTTCACCGACAAGATCGCCAGCGGTCCCGGCATTCCCAATTGCCGGTTCGCGGGCAATCTCAACCGTCCGGGCTGCCTCGATGTCGGTCCGTTCCCCGCAGTCGATCTGTTCGGACAGTCGATCAACATCGACAAGGCGCGGACTCGCGGCGTCGAGGCGGCCGCCCGCGTACGTTTCGGCCCGGCGGTCTCGCTGTCGGCCAACTATACCTATACCGAGACCGAGCAGCTGAGCGGCGCGGAAGAGGGTCTGCCGCTGGTCGGCATGCCCAAGCACATGTTCAACGGCAATCTGCGCTGGAAGCTTGACGACAAGGCCGGCGTCTGGACGCGCGCCGAAGTCCGATCGGGCCGGTATCGCGGCAACAATGCCCAGCAAGTCGCCGTCGGCGATTTCCGCGCATACGAGGTGTTCCACATCGGCGGCTCGTACCAGGTCGATCCGGCCTTCCGCCTGTCCGCGACGGTCTACAACATCCTCGACACCGACTATGCGGTCTATGTGCCGTACCCGAGCGGCGCGAGCACCGTCTACACGCCGGCCTATTCGATCAACCAGGAGGGCCGGCGGCTCTGGCTCTCGGCAACCGTGGATTTCTAGCGACGCCAAAAGTCCGCCTGTGCCCCAAATCGGGGGCGCGGGCGGGCGTAAATCTGCTTCACCTGCGACGGACGGTCGCTAAAACGCGTCGCATGCAGCTGTAATTCACGTTGGAACGGCTAAAGACGATTTGGTGAAGCGCGGAGGGTATCGGATCGGCGGGCTGTTTGGCCTCGCGGCAGCGGCAATGGCTGCCAGTGGAGCCGTGTCTGGTGCCGCTGCACAGACCACGTCGCCTGAGGCCGCACCTCCGGTGCCTGCGCCAACCCGCACGCCGACGACGATCTACCTTCCCAGCGTGACGCCCGAGCGGTTCACGCTCGGCCGTCCCGTCGCGACGCCGACCCCGACACCCGCGCCGACTCCGACGCCCGCCGCCGTGCCGAACGCCATCGCCAGCCCTCGCGCAGCTGCTCCGGCACGCGCGACGCCCACGCCCACGCCTGCCGCCACCCAAGCCCCCGCGCTCCGGCCGATACCACTTCCTGCAGCCTCCGCCACGCCGCTCGCCGCGCCGAGCCCGGTTGCCACTGTCGCGCCGGTTCCGGTGCAGGCCATCGCGCAGCCCGTCCCGGCGCCGCAGCCCGCGGGCATGCCCGGCTGGCTATGGGCGCTGGCGGGCGCTGGCGCGACCGCGCTCGCGTTCGGCGGCGTCTGGGCGCTGCAGCGCCGCCGCAACCGCAGCCAGTCCGAAGAACAGGATTTTGAAGCGCCAATCGCCGCGCCTGCGCCGCCGCGCGCGGTGGCGCCGCCGCCCGGCATCGCTCCCGCCGCGCCGCCGGTTCCTGCCGCGCCCGCCGCCGCGCCCGTGGGCGAACCATTCGAGATTCTCCTCCAGCCGACTCGCATCGAAGTCACCGAGCGCGACGTGCTGCTCGATTTCGAGCTGCTGCTCGGCAACCTACAGGCGTCCGCTGCCGAGAATATTCGCGTCGCGATGGCGATGATGAGCGCCAGTCCCGATCAGGACCGCAACATCGCCGGCTATCACGCCAATCCGATGGTCGATCCCGCGGCGAATGCGTTCGATCTTGCCGCGGGCGCGGGCGGGCGCATGCCGGTGCGGCTGGCGCTTCCCCGCGAGCAGGTCCATGTCGTCCAGGCCCATGGCAGGCCGATGTTCGTGCCGATGGTGATGATCGAGCTCAAATGGCGCGCGGGGATCAGCATCCGCCGCTTCGGCGCCGACTTCATGGTCGGCGTCGCGGGGCAGGGGGCCAAGCTCGGCCCGATCTGGCTCGATCGCAACCAGCAGGCGAGCCAGTTCGCCGCCACGCGCTACTTGCCACGCCAGGCCGCCGCCGCCTGAACCCGCGCTCGGCTCAGTGCCGCAGCTTGTGGACCTGGTGCAGCAAGAAGGCGATCATGCCGCCGACGACCAGCCCCAGCACGCCGGACAAGGTCGCGGTCACCAGCCAGCCTGCGAAGCCGCCCAGTCCGCCGGCGCCATGCGCCACGACCTCGGAGGCGTGGTGGATGATTTCCTCCGGCGCGTGCACGCCCAGCACGTTCAGCCCGTGGACGAGGATGCCGCCGCCGACCCAGATCATCGCCGCGGTGCCGACGATCGACAGGAACTGCATCAGCACCGGCATGCCCTTCACCAGCCCGCGGCCCAGCGCGCGCGTCACCGCAGCCCTGCGCTGGGCGAGGTGGAGCCCGATATCGTCCATCTTCACGATCAGCCCGACCACGCCATAGACGAGGACGGTGATCCCGATCCCGACCACGCCGAGGATCACGCCCTGGTTGAAGATTGGCGATTTCTCGACGTCGGCCAGCGCGATCGCCATGATCTCCGCCGACAGGATCAAGTCGGTACGGATCGCGCCACTGACTTTGGATTGCTCCAGATGCGCCGCCTCCATCGGCGTCTCCTCGACTTCCGCATGCCCGCCGATGCCCAGCGCCTCGAGCACTTTCTCGGCACCCTCGAAGCACAGGAAGGCGCCGCCCAGCATCAGCAACGGCGTGATCGCCCATGGCGCGAAGGCGCTGAGCAGCAGCGCCGCGGGCAGCAGGATGAACAGCTTGTTGCGCAGCGATCCCATCGCGATCTTGAAGATGATCGGCAGCTCACGCTCGGGGCTGAGGCCGACGACATAGCGCGGCGTCACCGCGGTATCGTCGATCACCACGCCCATCGCTTTGGTGCCAGCCTTGCCCGCGGCCGCCCCGATATCGTCGAGCGACGCCGCGGCGAGCTTGGTGATGCCGGCAACGTCGTCGAGCAGCGCTACTAGTCCGGAGGGCATGCGGTTTCCTGTCAGGCGTGGAGGCGATTCGGAACGCACCTAATCCCCGGATGCTCCGTCCGCGGCAAGGGAATGGTTGCGATGCAGTTCGCGCGGTGCGCCATCCTGCCCGTTCGCGCTTGTCGAAGCGCCGCCCCGGGCCTTGCGGCTCACGCGTGCGTGGAGCCGCTCTTCGACAGGCTCGGGACGAACGGGGAATATCTTGCTGGTCGCGCAGGCGTTCTGACGCACAACGAAAAAAGGGCGGCCCCAGCGGGACCGCCCTTTCGTTCTCTGCCGTGAAGCAGAAGAAGCTTACTTGACCTCGACGGTCGCGCCGGCTTCTTCGAGCTGCTTCTTGATCTTCTCGGCTTCGTCCTTGTTGACGCCTTCCTTGACGGCCTTGGGAGCCGACTCGACGAGCGTCTTGGCTTCGGTCAGGCCGAGACCGGTGATCGCGCGGACTTCCTTGATGACGTTGATCTTCTTGCCACCGTCGCCGGTGAGGATCACGTCGAACTCGGTCTGCTCTTCGGCAGCCGGAGCAGCGGCGCCGCCGGCGGCGGCAGGTGCTGCAACTGCAGCAGCGGCCGAGACGCCCCACTTCTCTTCGAGAAGCTTCGAGAGCTCGGCGGCTTCGAGAACGGTCAGCTCGGAGAGCTGGTCGACGAGTGCGTTAAGGTCAGCCATGATTAAACTCCAATCAAATCAGATAGGTTAGGGAATTGGTCTCGAAAGAAGGGCCGCTTACGCGGCTTCCTTCTCCGCATATGCCGAAAGAACACGCGCGATCTGCGCGGCCGGTGCCTGGGTGATCGTCGCGATCTTGGTCGCAGGTGCCACGATGAGCCCCACGATCTTCGCACGCAGTTCATCCAGCGACGGCAGCGTCGCAAGTGCCTTCACGCCTTCGACGTCGAGCAGCTGCGCGCCCATTGCTCCGCCGACGATTTCGAGCTTGTCGTTCGTCTTGGCGAATTCCGCGATGACCTTGGCCGCAGCCACGGGATCGGTGGAAGTGGCGAGCGCCGTCGGACCCGTCAGCAGGTCCGCGATCACCGAATAATCGGTGCCCTCGGCGGCAATCTTGGCAAGCTTGTTCTTCGAGACCTTATAGCTCGCACCGGCTGCGCGCATCTTGTTGCGGAGGTCCGTCGATTGCTTGACGGTCATCCCGAGATTGCGGGTGACAACCACCACGCCGACCTCGTTGAAGGTGCGATTCAGCTCGGCAACGGCATCAGCCTTCTGGGAACGATCCATGCCGGTCTCCTCGTTAAGGAGCCCCGAAAGGCTCCGGTTACAAATTGTCCGAGGGGCACGATCGTCACGGCCAGGGGCTTCCCCGGCGAGACCCGAACGCTCCGCCGCAGCGGACCGTGTCGGTAAAAAATCTGTCCCCGTCTTGGCGAGAAATCAAGACCGGCAAATCCCGGTCACTCGCTGTCTCGGACGGAACGCAGGCAGGGCAAGCCCCATCTGCGAAGGCGCGCACATAGCGGAATGTGGGGATGAGTCAACCGGCCGTGCTTTCGGTGGCTCCGTCAGTCCGGATTGCCGCGTGCCGGCAGCGTAGCGAGCCAGCGGTCGAATCGATGGATCAGCAGCGCGCCGATAAGTGGTGCCACTGCGCCGGAGAACGCGAAGAAGAGTTGGTTTATGATGACCGACCAGTCGGCCTGAAACTGATTCCCGGGCCCAAGCCCGCCAGTTGCGAGAAGCGATCCCAAAACCCCGGCGAGGACCACCAGGATCGCGATGCCGAACAGGATGCGCGAGCCATGTGCCATGCTGGCGCGATACAAGCGTTCGAACATTGCGGCGGTTCTCCAGTCAGCGAAGGCGTATCATGTTCTGCATCACCCGCAAGGCGTACGGGTTCGCGCGGATCATGTCGTTGTCGTCGGATATCCGCCTACCTCGCGTTCGTCGTCGATCACCCGGCCTTTACCGCTGCGCACCTCGGCGACGATGCGCTTGTCTATCGCGTCGCGATCCCATGGCCGCGCCCCCGCTTCGGCGAGGACCCAGGCTTCGACCTCGCGCGCTGGGCGGGCCGCGAAGCCTGCGGGCCAAAACGGCGCGCGGGGCAGGGGGATCACTTTGGGATCGCGGTTGGAAAGGATGCAGAGCCGCGTCATCGGCCGCCCGTCGGCGAGCGCATAGACATTGTCGCGCTCGAACAGCTCGAGATCGCCCTGACCCTCGACGATCAGGAATGGCAGATCCGCGCGCGTCGACGCGCCGCCGCGCACGACATTGCCGACGATCGCCAGCCGCCCGACCGTCCAGGGTTGGCCGACCCATTCCTCTTCGTTCAGGGCATAATGCATGCAGCGATTGCCCGGATCGTAGATCAGGTTGTTGGCGGTCAGCGCGTGCGAGCCGCCCTTGAACAGCTGGTTGCGCTCATAATTGTGCGCATAGAGATTGCCCGCGATCAGCACGTCGGTGACGTTGTCGTGGATCAGCGATCCCTTCGAATGCTCGCCCTTGGCGTGGCTCGAATGCGCGAGTCCCTCGGCGACGATATTCTGCGTGAAGCTGATCCGCCGCGAGGTATGCTGACGCCACGCCTCCACCGTGTCGCCTCCGGCGAAGCGCGGGCCCGAGGCGGAGAGGTTCTCGTCGGTTGCCCAGGCGAACGAGCAATGGTCGACGATCACGTCGTGCGCCGCGCTGGTCGAGAGGCCGTCGACTTCCCAGCCGCTTTTGGGTGGCGCTCCATCGGCTCCGGCGCGCACGCGGATATGGCGGATCACCACGTCGTGCGTCGAGACCCCGATCCCGCCGCGGATCAGCGTGATGCCCGGGGAGGGGGCGCTTGCCCCATCGATCGTGACATGGGGCTCGCGGATCGACAGGCTCTTGCGCGCCAGGTCGATCACACCGCCCACAGCGAACACGATCCGCCGCGGGCCGGTCGCCGCCAATGCCGCGCGCAGCGTTCCCGGCCCTTCGGAGGCGAGGCTGGTCACCCGCAGCACGCGCCCGGCATCGCCGCCCCTGGTCCTGGTCCAGCCGCTGATCGGCGCAGGCGCAGGCGCGTGCGCCAGCAACGGGGCATGCCCGGCGGCGATCGCCGCACCCAGGAATATCCGCCGGTTCAGTCGCAAATCCGCTCTCCCTTTGCCGCCTCGCCTGCATGCTTAACGCACGCCTCGGCTGTGCCCCTGCGGAACAGTCCAAAAACCATGCTAGCCAGCGGCCGTTTCACCAGCAATATCGTCGCGCATGACGACTCGCCTCATGCTCCGGAGCCTACTCCTCCTCCTACTCGCGTCGCTGGCCATGCCGGCCGCAGCGACCACCGCAGCCAAGGGCCCGATCGTGCTGGCGATCCTGACGCCCGACGCGCCGCTTGAGGAAGGCGAATATCTGTGGGAGCCCGAACGTGCGCCGGCGGGCAAGATCGAGATCGTCGCCGATGTCGCGCGCGACACGCTCTACGTCTATCGCGGCGGGATCGAGATCGGCCGCACCATCCTGATCTACGGGGTCGACGAAAAGCCGACTCCGCTGGGCACCTTCCCGATCCTTCAGAAGAAGAAGGATCACATCTCGAATATCTACAACGCCCCGATGCCGTACATGCAGCGGCTCACCTGGAGCGGCGTCGCGCTTCACGGCAGCGGCGAGACAGTGGACAATCGCTACGCCACGCATGGCTGCATCGGCCTGCCCGACGAGTTCGCCGCCTTGCTGTTTCGCGCCACCAAACTCGGCGACCGCGTGACCGTCACGCGCAACTGGTTGCCGCAATTCTACGGCGCGTGACATTCGTCTAAACGGGGCGGCGCGAGCGGATTAGCTTTGAGCCTTCGCCAGGAGACGCTTGATGTTTTCCATTTGGACATATTTGGCCGTTGCTATGGCCATTGCGCTGATTGCGTTCGGGATTGGGCAGATGGTGCCCGGACTGGGCGTGGCATTTGTGGCGCTGGCTACTACTCTATGGACCGCATATTCGGTCCATCGGCAACGTCGGCTCAACCACAGCTGATCGACGTCACGCCGAAGCGCAGGCACTCGCTCCCGCTGCGTTTCCTATTGTCCGATCCGCACCCGGCGAAACCGCGCCTCGATCAGGCTGTACACGCCGAACAGCATAAGCCCCGCGGCAACGATCCCCAGCAGTACCGGCCCAAGGGGCCCGTCGCGCAGCGTCCGCAGCGCCTGGCCCATGCCGCCGGCTTCCTCGGCCCGGGCGTGCCAGGCGGCGGCGAGTAGCGCCCAGCCGGTCAGCGCGAACACCAGCGCCCGCGCCGCATAGCCGATCTGCCCGACCAGACAGACATAGCGCGGTACCGGCACGTCGCTGTTCAATTCGCTGGCAAACTTGTTGCGATAGGCCTTCCACGCCTGTGCGCCTGCGCCACCCACCAGCAGCAGCCCGATCCCGCCGAGCAACCACACGCCGCCCGGCTGCGCCATCAGCCAGCCCGACCAGTCCTGCGCGCGTTCATCGCCGGGGCTGGTCTCCGGCCGCACGAGGCGCAGCGCCAGCTTGCCTGCATATACTGCGAGCAGGGTATGGACGAACGCGCTCCAGCCGAAGCCGGCGCGCTCGGCGATCGCCTTGGGCGAAGTGCCGCGCCGCTCGGGATCGAACACCGCTTCGCTGAACCGCCACAGCGCATATCCCAGCAGCCCCAGCGTCACGATGCCTAGCAGCACTTGGCCGAGCGGCTGGTGGAGCAGCGATCCCATCGCTTCCTGATTGTCTGCGGGGGCATCGCCGCGCCGCGCCGCATCTATCGCGAACCAGCCGACCAGCAGATAGACCAGTCCCCGCGCGGCGAAACCCAGCCGCGCGATCAGCGTGGCGGCCCGATGCGTCCTGTCCTTCATGCGGCTGCTCGTGACTCGACTGTGCGCATCGTCTTCCCCTGTCGGCCGATGGGCCGGCAGTCGTAACGGAGCAGGCCGGCTTCGGTTGCCGGCGTCAGAGACCGGGCGTGCGCAACAGCCGTTCGCGCAGGTCCTGCATCGCAATGGCTTCGGCGGCGCTGATCCGGTCGGGCGCGCCGAGCACCGCGCCTAGATGCTCGAGGATCTGGCTGGCGCGATCGAGGTTTTGGAGGACGCGCAAATGCCGCTTCAGCATCTCGGGATCCTCGATCAGCGCCTCGCCCAGCGTGTCGATCAGCCGCTGGACGTGGACGATCTCGTCGGAAAGGCGCTGGTCGAGTTCGCCGGAGACCAGCACGGGGGCTGCGGCCGGCACGGGCTCTGCGGGCAGCACAGCGCCGTTGCGTACTGCGGTCTGGATGGCGTCCACCCGCGCCTGGCCCAGCTTGCCTTCGAAGCTGGGCGGGCGTTTGCCGGTCACCCATTCGTCCACCGACGCGGCGACATTGTCGAAATGGACGCCGCAGCGCCCACCCTGGCGCCAGACGACCGTCGCCGCGACCTGGATTTCCGCGCGAAACAACACCAGCGACGCGCCCGGATCGGGAAGCACCGTGCCGTCCAGCATCGCGCCGGTCTCGGAAAGATTGCGGATGCGCACCGCGACGCGCGTTCCGGCGGACTCGATCGTCGCCGAGAGCATCAGGTTCTTGCGCGGCGGTCGCGCCCGGACGCCGCCCTGTGCGTCCTCACTGGTCATCGCGGGCCTTCATCGGCGACGGGATAGGATGATTATCGGAGGAGCGCCATTCCGGAAATCCACGCGAGTCCCGGTGTTGCACGCCGCGATCGGTGCCCACGCAAAAGGGGCCGGAATTGCTTCCGGCCCCTTTCGTTAGTCCATGTCCGCGCAGATCAGACCGTGGCGACTTCCGCTACATCGACCTTGACGCCCGGGCCCATTGACGAGCTCAGCGCCACCTTGCGGAGGTACTTGCCCTTGGCGCCGGCCGGCTTGGCCTTGACCACAGCATCGACCAGCGCGTCGAAGTTCGCGCGGAGGTCTTCCGCCGGGAACGACGCCTTGCCGATGCCAGAATGGATGATGCCAGCCTTCTCGACGCGATACTCGACCTGACCGCCCTTGGCGGCCTTGACGGCCTCGCCGACGTTCATGGTCACGGTGCCGAGCTTCGGGTTCGGCATCAGGCCCTTGGGACCCAGCACCTTGCCGAGACGGCCGACCAAGCCCATCATGTCGGGCGTGGCGATGCAGCGATCGAAGTCGATCTTGCCGCCCTGAATGGCTTCCATCAGATCCTCGGCACCCACCACGTCGGCGCCTGCTGCAGTGGCTTCATCGGCCTTGGCACCGCGGGCGAAGACGCCAACGCGGACGTCCTTGCCGGTGCCCTTGGGCAGGGTGACGACGCCGCGGACCATCTGGTCTGCGTGACGCGGATCAACGCCCAAGTTGAGAGCGATTTCGACAGTCTCGTCGAACTTGCTGGTGGCGTTCGCCTTGACGATGCCGATGGCTTCATCGACGCCGTGGAGCTTGTCGGCTTCGACGGTCCAGGTCTTCTGCTTCTTGGTCAGCTTTGCCATGATCTCAGCCCTCCACCACTTCGAGGCCCATCGCGCGGGCGGAGCCTTCGATAATCTTGGTCGCTGCCTCGATGTCGTTGGCGTTCAGGTCCTTCATCTTGATCGTCGCGATCTCGCTGAGCTGCGAGCGCTTGATCTTGCCGGCAACCGACTTGCCCGGCTCCTTCGAGCCCGACTTGAGGTTGATCGCCTTCTTGATGAGGTAGGTCGCCGGCGGCGTCTTGGTCTCGAACGAGAACGAACGGTCCGCATAGACGGTGATGACGGTGGGAAGGGGGGTGCCCTTTTCCGCGTCGCCGGTCGAGGCGTTGAACGCCTTGCAGAATTCCATGATGTTCACGCCGCGCTGACCCAGCGCAGGGCCGATCGGCGGCGAGGGATTCGCAGCGCCCGCGGGCACCTGCAGCTTGATATAGCCGGTAATCTTCTTTGCCATGTCACTCTCTTTCAGGAGCCGTGGCGGGCTCCGATCAAGTTTAGCGGTTCAGACGGACGCCGAGGCATCCTCCCGCAGGGTTTCCATTGCTATAGCTTTGGAAGCCGGGGCCCCTAGCGCAAAGCCGAGCCCGACGCAACTGGCGAGGCCTCCCATAAGCCACGAAGACGCGGGGGTGGCATTCGTCGGGCGGGCGCGCAGGCGAGCGATACGCGAAATCCTTGGATGAATAGGGGCACCAGTTTAGGTTGACCCTATGCAGCGGCTGCTGTTCCTTGTGCTGTGTCTGACGCTCGCTGCGTGCGACGAGCGCGCCGCCCCGCTTAGCGCCTATCGCCATCCCGAAGATGCAATGGCCAGCGTTCTGCCGCTGGCCTTGGCCGGCGTTTACCCGTGCGCGTCCAGGCAGAAGGAGGATGGTATCGACGTGGTCGCGCGCCTCGCGACCGATCAGTGCTACAAGATGCAGCCTGCCAGACGCGGGCGTCTGGATCGATGAGTTCGAAGGTTCGACGTTCTACGAGGGCATGAAAAACGCAGAGACTGTGAAGGTGAAGATCCTGCGTGATGTGAACACCAAGACATCGCGTTTCGAATGGCTCAGCTGGCCGGACAGCATGGCGCCGGCGCCTTCGCCGAGAAGCCGTATTGTCCTTCTCGACTTCATTGGCCGCCGAACTGCCTATCAAGGTCGTTACGGCCACATGGGTTTGGCGGATAGCGAGGTAATCGTCGACCGATTGATCTCCGCCCGGGAAATCTATCGCTCGAGCACGCCGTACCTCGAGGATGAGCTTCTCGAGCGGAAACGCTAGATGGCCGCAATGGCACCGACGCGGTGCGGCGCTGTCGCCGCGCGGGTCTCCGAACGGGCGGCTTTTTTGCCCAGGGCGGGATAGCGGAATTGCATGCCGGCATGGAGGGCGGGCGTGTCCGTCCGGATAGAACTTCCGCTATCCGGCGTCAGCGGTCATCCGCGTAACGGCTGCACCGCCTAGAAGAAGAAGTCCGTAGCAGCCGGCGCCGAGCCGTTTATCACGATCTCGAAGTCGGCGACGCCGTTGCCGTCCAGGTCGCCATAGATATGGGCGTCGCCGCCGCTCACATGCACGCGCAACTGGCCCGCTACGCCGCTAAAGGCCTCGCTGCCGATGAACGCAAAGGCGTCGTCTCCGGCGGTCCCCGGCCTTGCGTCGATCGCGGACAAGTCGATCTTGTCCAGCCCCGTGGCGAAATCGGCAATCCGGTCGGCCGCGCCGGCGCTGCTATGGGCTGCGGCGGAGAAGCGGAAAACGTCGGCGCCGGCCCCGCCGGTCAGCATGTCCTGGCCTGCGCCACCGTCGATCACGTCGGCGCCATCCAGCCCGTTGAGCGAATCCGTGCCGCCCAGGCCACGCAGCGTATTTGCGCCGTTATTGCCGACGATCGACTGGTCGAGATCGTTTCCGGTCAAGTCGAGCGCATCGGTCTTGCGATAGTCCAGCGTCCCGAGCAGCTCCACGGCGGAGCCGCCAGTCAGCACGAAGCTCGTCTCGGCATAGGCGGCGTCATAGCCCTGGCCGGCGGCCTCTTCCGCGGTGTCGCCCGACGTGACGTAATAGATGTCATCGCCTTCGCCGCCGATCATATAGTCGACGCCGCCTCCACCGATCAGGATGTCGTTGCCTGCCAGGCCGAGTATCGAATCGTCACCTGCGCGCCCGTCGAGGATGTTGTTGCCATTGTTGCCGACGATGTTGTTGTTGAGCTGGTTGCCGCTGAGGCTCATCGTCGTGGTCAGCCGATAGTCGACGGTCGCCAGCATCTCGACTTCGGACGAGGCGACGAGCGTGTAGCTGGTATGGGCGTAGACGGTGTCATAACCCTCGCCCGCGGCCTCTTCGACGGTGTCGAGTCCGTCGACGAAGTACGTGTCGTTGCCCAGGCCGCCGATCAGGAAGTCGGTGCCCGACTGACCATCGATGAAGTCGTTGCCGTCGAGACCGCGGATCGAATCGTCGCCGCCGCCGCCGTACAGCGTGTTGTTGCCGCTGTTAGCGATGATCGCGTTGTTGAATTCGTTGCCGGCGATGCGCAGCGCGTCGGTCAGCCGCCAGTTGGCAGTGCCGACCACCTCGACGCGCGAGCCAGCGGTCAGGTTGAAACTCGCGCTGGTATAGACGGTGTCGAAGCCTTCGCCCGCCCCCTCGAACACCAGATCGT
This genomic stretch from Sphingomonas sp. LM7 harbors:
- a CDS encoding DUF808 domain-containing protein; this translates as MPSGLVALLDDVAGITKLAAASLDDIGAAAGKAGTKAMGVVIDDTAVTPRYVVGLSPERELPIIFKIAMGSLRNKLFILLPAALLLSAFAPWAITPLLMLGGAFLCFEGAEKVLEALGIGGHAEVEETPMEAAHLEQSKVSGAIRTDLILSAEIMAIALADVEKSPIFNQGVILGVVGIGITVLVYGVVGLIVKMDDIGLHLAQRRAAVTRALGRGLVKGMPVLMQFLSIVGTAAMIWVGGGILVHGLNVLGVHAPEEIIHHASEVVAHGAGGLGGFAGWLVTATLSGVLGLVVGGMIAFLLHQVHKLRH
- the rplL gene encoding 50S ribosomal protein L7/L12; this translates as MADLNALVDQLSELTVLEAAELSKLLEEKWGVSAAAAVAAPAAAGGAAAPAAEEQTEFDVILTGDGGKKINVIKEVRAITGLGLTEAKTLVESAPKAVKEGVNKDEAEKIKKQLEEAGATVEVK
- the rplJ gene encoding 50S ribosomal protein L10; translated protein: MDRSQKADAVAELNRTFNEVGVVVVTRNLGMTVKQSTDLRNKMRAAGASYKVSKNKLAKIAAEGTDYSVIADLLTGPTALATSTDPVAAAKVIAEFAKTNDKLEIVGGAMGAQLLDVEGVKALATLPSLDELRAKIVGLIVAPATKIATITQAPAAQIARVLSAYAEKEAA
- a CDS encoding polysaccharide lyase family 1 protein; this translates as MRLNRRIFLGAAIAAGHAPLLAHAPAPAPISGWTRTRGGDAGRVLRVTSLASEGPGTLRAALAATGPRRIVFAVGGVIDLARKSLSIREPHVTIDGASAPSPGITLIRGGIGVSTHDVVIRHIRVRAGADGAPPKSGWEVDGLSTSAAHDVIVDHCSFAWATDENLSASGPRFAGGDTVEAWRQHTSRRISFTQNIVAEGLAHSSHAKGEHSKGSLIHDNVTDVLIAGNLYAHNYERNQLFKGGSHALTANNLIYDPGNRCMHYALNEEEWVGQPWTVGRLAIVGNVVRGGASTRADLPFLIVEGQGDLELFERDNVYALADGRPMTRLCILSNRDPKVIPLPRAPFWPAGFAARPAREVEAWVLAEAGARPWDRDAIDKRIVAEVRSGKGRVIDDEREVGGYPTTTT
- a CDS encoding L,D-transpeptidase family protein translates to MLRSLLLLLLASLAMPAAATTAAKGPIVLAILTPDAPLEEGEYLWEPERAPAGKIEIVADVARDTLYVYRGGIEIGRTILIYGVDEKPTPLGTFPILQKKKDHISNIYNAPMPYMQRLTWSGVALHGSGETVDNRYATHGCIGLPDEFAALLFRATKLGDRVTVTRNWLPQFYGA
- a CDS encoding DUF1206 domain-containing protein, whose product is MKDRTHRAATLIARLGFAARGLVYLLVGWFAIDAARRGDAPADNQEAMGSLLHQPLGQVLLGIVTLGLLGYALWRFSEAVFDPERRGTSPKAIAERAGFGWSAFVHTLLAVYAGKLALRLVRPETSPGDERAQDWSGWLMAQPGGVWLLGGIGLLLVGGAGAQAWKAYRNKFASELNSDVPVPRYVCLVGQIGYAARALVFALTGWALLAAAWHARAEEAGGMGQALRTLRDGPLGPVLLGIVAAGLMLFGVYSLIEARFRRVRIGQ
- a CDS encoding PilZ domain-containing protein, producing MTSEDAQGGVRARPPRKNLMLSATIESAGTRVAVRIRNLSETGAMLDGTVLPDPGASLVLFRAEIQVAATVVWRQGGRCGVHFDNVAASVDEWVTGKRPPSFEGKLGQARVDAIQTAVRNGAVLPAEPVPAAAPVLVSGELDQRLSDEIVHVQRLIDTLGEALIEDPEMLKRHLRVLQNLDRASQILEHLGAVLGAPDRISAAEAIAMQDLRERLLRTPGL
- the rplA gene encoding 50S ribosomal protein L1, with product MAKLTKKQKTWTVEADKLHGVDEAIGIVKANATSKFDETVEIALNLGVDPRHADQMVRGVVTLPKGTGKDVRVGVFARGAKADEATAAGADVVGAEDLMEAIQGGKIDFDRCIATPDMMGLVGRLGKVLGPKGLMPNPKLGTVTMNVGEAVKAAKGGQVEYRVEKAGIIHSGIGKASFPAEDLRANFDALVDAVVKAKPAGAKGKYLRKVALSSSMGPGVKVDVAEVATV
- the rplK gene encoding 50S ribosomal protein L11 gives rise to the protein MAKKITGYIKLQVPAGAANPSPPIGPALGQRGVNIMEFCKAFNASTGDAEKGTPLPTVITVYADRSFSFETKTPPATYLIKKAINLKSGSKEPGKSVAGKIKRSQLSEIATIKMKDLNANDIEAATKIIEGSARAMGLEVVEG